One Brassica napus cultivar Da-Ae chromosome A5, Da-Ae, whole genome shotgun sequence DNA window includes the following coding sequences:
- the LOC106345322 gene encoding putative F-box protein At1g47390 — MMDSTKTKKAIAAHDQEELPWEMIEEILSHVPPISLVRFRTVCKRWNALLNDKTFLNNHKFTFRFILTTKSKIYSVSIDPKILVRELTLEVPGTESHIKHLVDCNEFLLCGMDKVAAVWNPWFKQSRWIKVNASQPSSQVVGIGYVNNNMRADEKRYKTIGSYWTDHSEWETQDFSSEVWKDPKLTPIQGDKSLKDKAAIFFTKCGVSLHGNVYWIAFYDKTDTLYHLLNFDFSSERFYAYFCDLPCGMNHPRNALVLRVFRGDRFSLLKQCYKTKKIEIWVTKNKINVEDGNDVVWMNFRTLSIPNFPGLVSNEYSSSQPSYFIDDKRLVLCSCDETGHPWIYVVEENKLISKVQLNDVFDPWPLHCTYFPSLVPVPRGPREEALLQD, encoded by the coding sequence ATGATGGAttcaaccaaaacaaaaaaggcTATAGCTGCACATGATCAGGAAGAGCTTCCATGGGAGATGATTGAAGAAATTCTCTCTCATGTCCCTCCAATATCTCTTGTACGCTTCAGAACCGTTTGCAAACGATGGAACGCTCTCCTCAACGACAAGACGTTCCTAAACAACCACAAGTTTACGTTTCGATTCATCTTAACAACCAAATCCAAGATTTACTCGGTAAGCATTGACCCTAAGATATTGGTGCGTGAGTTAACATTGGAAGTTCCCGGTACAGAATCTCATATTAAACATTTGGTTGATTGTAATGAGTTCTTGCTATGTGGTATGGATAAAGTAGCCGCGGTTTGGAACCCGTGGTTTAAACAAAGCAGATGGATCAAAGTCAATGCTAGCCAACCTAGTTCCCAAGTCGTTGGCATAGGTTATGTTAATAACAACATGAGAGCTGATGAAAAACGTTACAAGACCATTGGGTCTTATTGGACGGACCATTCCGAGTGGGAAACCCAAGACTTTTCTTCCGAAGTGTGGAAAGACCCCAAGTTGACACCTATACAGGGAGACAAAAGTCTCAAAGATAAAGCAGCTATCTTCTTCACTAAATGTGGTGTATCGTTACATGGAAATGTGTATTGGATTGCTTTCTATGACAAGACTGATACCTTGTACCATCTTCTTAACTTTGATTTTTCGAGCGAGAGATTCTATGCATACTTTTGTGATCTACCATGTGGGATGAACCATCCTCGCAATGCTCTTGTCCTTAGAGTCTTCAGGGGAGATCGGTTTTCTTTGTTGAAACAATGCTACAAGACAAAGAAGATTGAGATTTGGGTGACCAAGAACAAGATTAACGTTGAGGATGGTAATGATGTGGTTTGGATGAACTTCAGGACTTTGTCTATACCTAACTTTCCAGGTTTAGTATCGAATGAATATTCCAGCTCTCAACCAAGTTACTTCATCGACGATAAAAGGCTTGTTTTGTGTTCTTGCGACGAAACTGGCCATCCTTGGATCTATGTTGTAGAAGAAAACAAGTTGATCAGTAAAGTCCAGCTAAATGATGTGTTTGATCCTTGGCCTTTGCATTGTACCTATTTTCCAAGCTTGGTCCCGGTTCCTAGAGGTCCAAGAGAAGAAGCATTATTACAAGATTAG
- the LOC106345369 gene encoding rapid alkalinization factor 23-like, with protein MRGLSRNSGTAAILAIFAILAVQHLTVAADFPPLETECRGTIAECSVSAAFGDEGDLFYGGGMGAEFEMDSEINRRMLANRRYISYGALRRNSVPCSRRGASYYNCRRGAQANPYSRGCSVITRCRR; from the coding sequence ATGAGAGGACTCTCCAGAAACTCCGGCACGGCGGCGATTCTCGCGATCTTCGCAATCCTCGCCGTTCAGCACTTGACCGTAGCCGCCGACTTCCCTCCGTTAGAGACAGAGTGCCGCGGTACCATAGCCGAATGCTCGGTTTCCGCCGCGTTTGGAGACGAAGGAGATCTGTTCTACGGCGGAGGAATGGGAGCGGAGTTCGAGATGGACTCGGAGATCAACCGGCGCATGTTAGCGAACAGGAGGTACATCAGCTACGGTGCGCTGAGGAGAAACAGTGTACCTTGCTCACGACGCGGCGCATCTTACTACAATTGCCGACGTGGCGCACAAGCCAACCCGTACTCTCGCGGCTGCAGTGTCATCACTCGCTGCCGGCGATAA
- the LOC106452199 gene encoding alanine--tRNA ligase → MDSPPPTKLDYHVDMFKLQSQATCLSLFKGEDGRIALILDSTVFHPQGGGQPSDTGLIEFAGSDFKFSVQDVRSKDGIVLHYGVFQGSNPKDVEKGKEVHLLVDESRRKLNSRLHSAGHLLDLCMQKVGLGHLEPGKGYHFPDGPFVEYKGVVPQAELLVKQKELEAEANELISKGGKVYADILPYEEASLLCGGTLPDYIPKGSTPRVLRLGENPGCPCGGTHVSDISDIISMKITQMRTKKGMTKVFYTIAS, encoded by the exons ATGGATTCTCCTCCTCCGACGAAGCTTGATTATCATGTAGACATGTTTAAACTTCAATCCCAAGCCACGTGCCTCTCCTTATTCAAG GGGGAAGATGGACGTATAGCTCTTATATTGGACTCCACCGTGTTTCATCCGCAAGGTGGAGGCCAGCCGTCGGACACCGGTTTAATCGAATTCGCCGGTTCGGATTTCAAGTTCTCGGTTCAAGATGTTCGATCCAAAGATGGAATC GTTCTCCATTACGGAGTGTTCCAAGGTTCGAATCCTAAAGATGTTGAAAAGGGGAAAGAAGTTCACTTGCTTGTTGATGAATCAAGGCGTAAACTCAATTCCAG GTTGCACTCAGCTGGACACTTGCTGGATTTGTGTATGCAGAAAGTTGGGTTGGGACATTTGGAGCCTGGGAAAGGGTACCATTTCCCTGACGG TCCTTTTGTGGAATACAAAGGAGTCGTTCCACAGGCTGAACTGCTGGTGAAGCAGAAAGAGTTGGAGGCAGAGGCTAATGAACTAATATCCAAAGGAGGAAAG GTTTATGCTGATATATTACCCTATGAAGAGGCATCCCTGCTCTGTGGTGGCACTCTTCCTGATTATATTCCCAAG GGCAGCACTCCCCGAGTCTTAAGATTAGGTGAAAACCCTGGGTGTCCGTGTGGTGGCACCCATGTCTCCGATATATCTGATATCATAAGCATGAAG ATCACACAGATGAGAACAAAGAAAGGAATGACAAAAGTTTTCTACACCATTGCATCTTAA
- the LOC125609027 gene encoding probable protein phosphatase 2C 40 yields the protein MQQETLSDPYGEIEISFGYQCNNNNNNNNNNKKTIGIPEDAIVPDSRGVLAGFRLQKTSSFSCLSGAALSGNPTLANTNICNGVIGSEILPSLDSPKSFRKVPSSPALSKLDILSPSLHGSMASLSCSPSPPEPESCFLTSMSSPSSSLNEGFVLSAMEVQVAGGAAGEDRVQAVCSEENGWLFCAIYDGFNGRDAADFLACTLYESIVFHLQLLDHQMKTHQDVDDGGVSVIVDSSSSDLFRQGVLDCLNRALLQAENDFLRMVEQEMEERPDLVSVGSCVLVTLLVGKDLYIMNLGDSRAVLATYNGNKKLQAVQLTEDHTVDNEIEEARLLGEHLDDPKIVIGGKIKGKLKVTRALGVGYLKKEKLNDALMGILRVRNLLSPPYVSVEPSMRVHKITESDHFVIVASDGLFDFFSNEEAIELVHGFIASNPCGDPAKFLLERLVAKAAARVGFTLEELLNVPAGRKRRYHDDVTVMVITLGTDQRTSKASTFV from the exons atgcAGCAAGAGACGTTAAGTGATCCTTATGGAGAGATTGAGATAAGCTTTGGCTATCAAtgcaataacaacaacaataacaacaataataataagaagACGATAGGAATCCCTGAAGATGCTATTGTTCCTGATAGCCGCGGCGTTCTTGCTGGCTTTAGGCTTCAAAAGACAAGCAGCTTCTCTTGTCTCTCAGGTGCTGCTTTAAGCGGTAACCCTACACTAGCCAACACCAACATCTGCAACGGAGTCATCGGCTCCGAGATTCTACCCTCTCTAGACTCTCCCAAATCCTTCAGGAAAGTTCCCTCTTCCCCCGCGCTTTCCAAGCTCGACATactctctccttctctccaCGGAAGCATGGCGAGTCTCAGCTGCAGCCCGAGTCCTCCCGAGCCCGAGTCTTGCTTCTTGACCTCCATGagttctccttcttcctctctgAACGAAGGGTTTGTCCTCTCTGCTATGGAAGTTCAAGTCGCGGGTGGTGCTGCTGGTGAAGATAGAGTTCAGGCCGTGTGCTCTGAGGAGAACGGTTGGCTCTTCTGCGCTATCTACGACGGATTCAACGGAAGAGATGCTGCTGATTTCTTGGCTTGTACTTTGTACGAGTCCATTGTTTTCCATCTCCAGCTGCTTGATCACCAGATGAAGACGCATCAAGATGTTGATGATGGAGGCGTCAGTGTAATAGTAGACTCTTCTTCCTCTGATTTGTTCAGACAAGGAGTGTTGGATTGCTTGAACCGCGCGCTTCTCCAGGCGGAAAACGATTTCTTGAGGATGGTTGAGCAAGAGATGGAGGAGAGACCGGACTTGGTGTCTGTTGGTTCTTGTGTTCTGGTCACTCTACTTGTCGGGAAGGATCTTTACATCATGAATCTAGGGGATAGCAGAGCTGTGCTAGCGACGTACAACGGTAACAAGAAGCTGCAAGCTGTTCAGCTCACGGAGGATCACACTGTTGATAACGAAATCGAAGAAGCTAGGCTATTGGGTGAGCATCTTGATGATCCCAAGATCGTTATTGGTGGGAAGATCAAAGGGAAACTTAAAGTGACACGTGCGTTAGGAGTTGGTTACTTGAAGAAG GAGAAACTGAACGATGCACTGATGGGGATTCTTCGAGTTCGTAACCTTTTGAGTCCGCCTTACGTTTCGGTGGAACCATCGATGAGAGTTCACAAGATAACGGAGTCAGATCACTTTGTTATAGTTGCAAGCGATGGTTTGTTTGATTTCTTCAGCAACGAGGAAGCGATAGAGCTTGTTCATGGCTTCATTGCTAGTAATCCTTGTGGTGATCCAGCAAAGTTTCTACTTGAACGTCTTGTAGCTAAAGCTGCTGCTCGTGTTG GGTTCACGTTGGAAGAATTGTTGAATGTTCCGGCTGGTAGGAAAAGGAGATATCATGACGATGTGACTGTGATGGTAATCACTCTTGGTACAGATCAACGCACTTCAAAGGCTTCTACGTTCGTGTga
- the LOC125609028 gene encoding UDP-glycosyltransferase 88A1-like, with protein MEKQEAIVLYPSPPIGHLVSMVELGKLILSQNPSLSIHIILVPPPYQPESTTTYISTVSTSFPSITFHRLPTVTPYSSTTSQSHEALILEIICFSNPNVHRTLFSISQTFNLRAMIIDFFCTAVLDVVAGDFTFPVYYFFTSGAACLASFFHLPTLDETTAGKNLKDVHTLLNIPGVPPIKGSDMPTRVLDRNDEVYDAFISFSKQLSHSSGIIINTFEALENRAIKAITEELCFRNIYPIGPLIVKTRTGDNKNVDSCLNWLDSQPEQSVVFLCFGSLGLFSQEQLKDIAIGLERSEQRFLWVVRNPPELQNQTEPDLEAILPDGFLNRTGNRGMVVKSWAPQVPVLNHKAIGGFVTHCGWNSILEAVCAGVPMVAWPLYAEQRFNRVVIVDEIKIAISMNESDTGFVSSMEVEKRVREVVEEGPVRERTKAMKNAAESALVETGSSRNALTALLESWSPKQT; from the exons ATGGAGAAGCAAGAAGCAATAGTTCTTTATCCATCACCACCAATAGGCCACTTAGTCTCCATGGTCGAGCTAGGCAAACTCATCCTCTCCCAAAACCCATCTCTCTCCATCCACATCATCTTAGTCCCACCTCCTTACCAGCCCGAATCAACCACCACCTACATCTCCACCGTCTCCACCTCCTTCCCTTCAATCACCTTCCACCGCCTCCCAACCGTCACACCCTACTCCTCAACAACCTCACAAAGCCACGAGGCGCTCATCTTAGAAATCATCTGCTTCAGCAACCCGAACGTCCACAGGACTCTCTTCTCCATCTCCCAAACATTCAACCTCCGTGCCATGATCATCGACTTCTTCTGCACCGCCGTGCTAGACGTCGTCGCCGGTGACTTCACTTTCCCGGTTTACTACTTCTTCACCTCCGGAGCCGCCTGTCTCGCCTCCTTCTTCCATCTCCCTACTCTTGACGAAACAACCGCTGGAAAAAACCTCAAAGACGTCCACACGCTGCTCAACATCCCCGGCGTTCCTCCGATCAAAGGCTCTGATATGCCTACTCGG GTACTTGACCGCAACGATGAGGTCTACGATGCATTTATATCCTTCTCTAAGCAGCTCTCGCACTCTTCAGGGATCATCATCAACACGTTCGAGGCATTAGAGAACAGAGCCATCAAGGCCATAACAGAGGAGCTCTGTTTTCGCAATATTTATCCAATAGGACCGCTCATTGTTAAGACAAGAACCGGAGATAATAAAAACGTAGATTCTTGTCTGAACTGGCTAGATTCTCAGCCAGAACAGAGTGTTGTCTTCCTCTGTTTCGGGAGCTTGGGTTTGTTTTCGCAAGAACAGCTCAAGGATATTGCTATCGGTTTAGAGAGAAGCGAGCAGAGGTTCTTGTGGGTGGTTCGTAATCCACCAGAGTTACAAAACCAAACAGAACCGGACTTGGAAGCTATATTACCGgatgggtttttaaaccgaaccgGAAACAGGGGAATGGTGGTTAAATCATGGGCTCCGCAAGTTCCGGTTCTGAACCATAAAGCAATCGGTGGGTTCGTGACTCACTGCGGCTGGAACTCTATTCTTGAAGCTGTTTGCGCGGGTGTGCCGATGGTGGCTTGGCCGTTGTATGCTGAGCAGAGGTTTAATAGAGTGGTGATTGTGGATGAGATCAAGATTGCTATTTCGATGAATGAATCGGATACGGGCTTCGTGAGTTCCATGGAGGTGGAGAAACGAGTTCGGGAGGTAGTGGAGGAGGGTCCGGTTAGGGAGAGGACCAAGGCTATGAAGAATGCAGCTGAATCAGCTTTGGTTGAAACCGGTTCGTCTAGGAACGCGTTGACTGCTTTACTCGAGTCGTGGAGTCCAAAGCAAACTTAG
- the LOC125574828 gene encoding auxin-responsive protein IAA26-like isoform X2, whose amino-acid sequence MEGCPISRETCPKLLDLIPQERKWYHDKEKNNSDQEKKLELRLAPPGGDEEDLSAMKKKKNLETRNNIKKEAEDKPIFNLSGNHFSPSNKTTYAPPHISHKRTAPGPVVGWPPVRSFRKNLASSSSSKLGNDQINKSGEGEKQVEPKREGMFVKINMDSVPIGRKVDLNAYSTYEQLSLAVDKLFRGLLAAQRDTSGGEGEEQPIIGLLNGKGEFTLTYEDNEGDKMLVGDVPWQMFVSSVKRLRVIKSSEISSALKFFICICSWMQ is encoded by the exons atggAAGGTTGTCCAATAAGCAGAGAAACCTGTCCTAAACTCCTTGATTTGATTCCTCAAGAAAGAAAATGGTACCATGATAAAGAGAAGAACAACTCAGATCAAGAAAAGAAACTTGAGCTAAGGCTTGCACCACCCGGTGGTGATGAAGAAGATCTTTCAgctatgaagaagaagaagaacttagAGACAAGAAACAACATCAAGAAGGAAGCTGAAGACAAACCTATCTTCAATCTCAGTGGAAACCATTTCTCTCCTTCCAACAAAACCACTTATGCTCCTCCTCACATCTCTCATAAAAG AACTGCTCCTGGTCCAGTGGTGGGATGGCCTCCGGTTCGTTCGTTCAGAAAGAACCTAGCGAGCTCAAGCTCTTCAAAGCTCGGAAACGATCAAATCAACAAGAGTGGTGAGGGAGAGAAGCAAGTCGAACCTAAGAGGGAAGGAATGTTTGTAAAGATAAACATGGATAGTGTTCCAATAGGTAGAAAAGTCGATCTCAATGCTTACAGTACCTACGAACAGCTCTCTTTAGCTGTTGACAAACTCTTCAGAGGTCTACTCGCAG CTCAAAGAGACACCTCTGGTGGTGAAGGAGAGGAGCAACCGATCATTGGTTTATTGAATGGTAAAGGAGAATTTACTTTAACGTATGAAGACAAtgaaggagacaagatgcttgtTGGGGATGTTCCTTGGCA AATGTTCGTTTCATCTGTGAAGAGACTGCGTGTGATTAAAAGCTCTGAGATTTCATCTGCCTTGAAAT TTTTCATCTGTATTTGCAGTTGGATGCAGTAA
- the LOC125574828 gene encoding auxin-responsive protein IAA26-like isoform X1 has product MEGCPISRETCPKLLDLIPQERKWYHDKEKNNSDQEKKLELRLAPPGGDEEDLSAMKKKKNLETRNNIKKEAEDKPIFNLSGNHFSPSNKTTYAPPHISHKRTAPGPVVGWPPVRSFRKNLASSSSSKLGNDQINKSGEGEKQVEPKREGMFVKINMDSVPIGRKVDLNAYSTYEQLSLAVDKLFRGLLAAQRDTSGGEGEEQPIIGLLNGKGEFTLTYEDNEGDKMLVGDVPWQMFVSSVKRLRVIKSSEISSALKFGCSKQRENEELKWLSGTSVCVEGSHSF; this is encoded by the exons atggAAGGTTGTCCAATAAGCAGAGAAACCTGTCCTAAACTCCTTGATTTGATTCCTCAAGAAAGAAAATGGTACCATGATAAAGAGAAGAACAACTCAGATCAAGAAAAGAAACTTGAGCTAAGGCTTGCACCACCCGGTGGTGATGAAGAAGATCTTTCAgctatgaagaagaagaagaacttagAGACAAGAAACAACATCAAGAAGGAAGCTGAAGACAAACCTATCTTCAATCTCAGTGGAAACCATTTCTCTCCTTCCAACAAAACCACTTATGCTCCTCCTCACATCTCTCATAAAAG AACTGCTCCTGGTCCAGTGGTGGGATGGCCTCCGGTTCGTTCGTTCAGAAAGAACCTAGCGAGCTCAAGCTCTTCAAAGCTCGGAAACGATCAAATCAACAAGAGTGGTGAGGGAGAGAAGCAAGTCGAACCTAAGAGGGAAGGAATGTTTGTAAAGATAAACATGGATAGTGTTCCAATAGGTAGAAAAGTCGATCTCAATGCTTACAGTACCTACGAACAGCTCTCTTTAGCTGTTGACAAACTCTTCAGAGGTCTACTCGCAG CTCAAAGAGACACCTCTGGTGGTGAAGGAGAGGAGCAACCGATCATTGGTTTATTGAATGGTAAAGGAGAATTTACTTTAACGTATGAAGACAAtgaaggagacaagatgcttgtTGGGGATGTTCCTTGGCA AATGTTCGTTTCATCTGTGAAGAGACTGCGTGTGATTAAAAGCTCTGAGATTTCATCTGCCTTGAAAT TTGGATGCAGTAAGCAAAGAGAAAATGAGGAACTGAAGTGGCTTTCAGGAACTTCTGTCTGCGTCGAAGGGTCTCATAGTTTTTAA